The Syntrophorhabdaceae bacterium genome contains a region encoding:
- the pth gene encoding aminoacyl-tRNA hydrolase: protein MYLLCGLGNKGSEYVHTRHNIGYLVIDRFSERFNIPLNKKQSGCRIGLTQGLILAKPETYMNLSGEPLSKLIQKMNIDIADLVLIHDDLDMEFGKVRIRWNGRDGGHKGVRSVIERLGSAEFHRIKIGIGRNPAMAAEEYVLRRFEREELEALNEALDTAAEALNTFVRDGSARAMSIYNRKGQE, encoded by the coding sequence TTGTACTTACTGTGTGGTCTCGGAAACAAGGGTTCCGAATACGTGCATACGAGACACAACATCGGCTATCTCGTTATAGACCGCTTTTCCGAACGATTTAATATCCCTCTCAACAAGAAACAGTCCGGGTGCAGGATCGGGCTCACGCAGGGCCTGATCCTCGCAAAACCCGAAACTTACATGAACCTCTCTGGAGAGCCCCTCTCAAAGCTCATACAAAAGATGAATATCGACATTGCCGATCTCGTGCTCATCCACGACGATCTCGACATGGAGTTCGGCAAGGTGCGCATTCGGTGGAACGGAAGGGACGGCGGGCACAAGGGTGTCCGGTCCGTTATAGAACGCTTAGGCTCGGCTGAGTTCCATCGGATAAAGATAGGAATCGGAAGAAATCCGGCCATGGCAGCCGAGGAATACGTCTTGAGACGGTTTGAGAGAGAGGAACTCGAGGCACTTAACGAAGCCCTCGATACCGCCGCTGAAGCCCTCAATACGTTCGTCCGTGACGGCAGCGCCAGGGCTATGAGCATCTATAACCGGAAAGGGCAGGAGTAA